In the Harmonia axyridis chromosome 3, icHarAxyr1.1, whole genome shotgun sequence genome, one interval contains:
- the LOC123676004 gene encoding probable beta-hexosaminidase fdl, giving the protein MSIQSYFFKMSVYGVFAFLLLMWFVLHDVKTKTVEDVGDPDSYLQWICKKNACSRVIRKTNTTDKLLPLETCRKICPDIVVWPKPKSYKFVSDKSHSSFYKSNIQFNLVTPPKANKVLNTFIDIFKGYLKDDGKNTNDNILKVNINVKSDDLRLNLGTDESYKLVVTKNRAISVNIIASTFFGARHALESLSQLIWFDPSSKTHRILHNLEIEDAPSFTYRGVMVDTSRNFFPIPLLKKVVDGMSYSKLNTLHLHLTDAVSFPMKLKNLEWLADGGAYDSKMIYTEEDIEDLMRYSLVRGVRVLLEIDAPSHVSTGWHSHPEDEDLVICDEDDVLNGHLNPDNPESLEVLRKIYNKLIKLMKNDDIFHIGGDEVNLDCWNNTIAAENVTDMTVFWAGYTNLMFEQLKLANGDKLPKNIIMWSSPLTDYRYTISELQHKDRLVVQHWLGNTMNILSQGIRVIHSNVGFWYLDCGFGPWKPSQMNGVCDPYRPWQKFYEYRPWVNSYVRNLTEGGEVCLWAEQVAEESLETRIWPRTAAFAERVWSDPDYVKEDVYMRLDNFREILRFRGLEVSAIWPKWCTMNPGKCK; this is encoded by the coding sequence GTATTTACAATGGATCTGCAAGAAAAATGCATGTTCAAGAGTGATAAGAAAAACGAACACCACCGATAAACTTCTTCCTTTGGAAACCTGTAGAAAAATCTGCCCAGATATAGTCGTATGGCCAAAACCGAAAAGCTACAAATTCGTTTCTGATAAATCACATTCATCCTTCTACAAATCAAACATCCAATTCAACTTAGTAACGCCTCCAAAAGCAAATAAAGTATTGAACACCTTCATCGACATCTTCAAAGGTTACCTCAAAGACGATGGAAAAAATACCAACGACAATATCCTGAAAGTGAACATCAATGTTAAAAGTGATGATCTGCGCTTGAATTTAGGAACTGATGAGAGCTACAAACTTGTAGTGACTAAAAATCGTGCCATCAGTGTAAACATAATAGCTTCCACATTTTTCGGAGCAAGACATGCACTTGAATCTCTGTCTCAACTCATTTGGTTCGACCCTAGTTCCAAAACTCATAGGATACTCCATAATCTTGAAATCGAGGATGCACCTTCCTTCACCTACAGAGGTGTTATGGTAGATACTTCCAGGAATTTCTTCCCTATTCCCCTACTAAAGAAAGTAGTTGATGGTATGTCTTACTCCAAGTTGAATACTCTCCACCTTCATCTAACTGACGCTGTAAGTTTCCCTATGAAACTCAAGAACCTCGAGTGGTTGGCAGATGGTGGAGCTTATGACTCTAAAATGATATATACAGAAGAAGACATTGAGGATTTAATGAGGTACAGCTTGGTTAGAGGTGTAAGGGTGCTTTTGGAAATAGATGCACCAAGTCATGTCAGTACAGGATGGCATTCACACCCAGAAGATGAAGATCTAGTGATATGTGATGAAGATGACGTACTAAATGGTCATCTGAATCCAGATAATCCAGAAAGTTTGGAAGTCTTACGAAAGATTTACAACAAACTGATAAAATTGATGAAGAACGATGATATATTTCACATAGGAGGAGATGAGGTGAATTTGGACTGCTGGAATAATACAATTGCAGCCGAAAATGTGACTGATATGACTGTATTTTGGGCTGGTTACACCAACCTTATGTTCGAGCAGCTCAAATTGGCGAATGGTGATAAATTACCGAAGAATATCATAATGTGGTCAAGTCCTTTAACAGACTACAGGTATACGATAAGTGAATTGCAACATAAAGACCGTTTGGTCGTGCAACATTGGTTAGGAAACACCATGAATATTCTTAGTCAGGGTATCAGGGTCATCCACTCAAACGTTGGGTTTTGGTACCTCGACTGCGGTTTTGGACCATGGAAACCAAGTCAAATGAACGGTGTATGTGATCCTTACAGACCCTGGCAGAAATTCTACGAGTATAGACCATGGGTGAATAGCTATGTCAGGAATTTGACAGAAGGTGGTGAAGTTTGCCTGTGGGCTGAACAGGTGGCTGAGGAATCTCTGGAGACCAGGATTTGGCCCAGGACAGCTGCGTTCGCTGAGAGAGTTTGGAGTGACCCTGATTATGTCAAAGAGGATGTTTATATGAGGTTGGATAATTTCAGGGAGATTTTGAGGTTTAGGGGTTTGGAAGTTTCTGCGATATGGCCCAAGTGGTGCACAATGAATCCTGGTAAATGTAAATAA